In one window of Alkalicoccobacillus plakortidis DNA:
- a CDS encoding Gfo/Idh/MocA family oxidoreductase, which yields MRPLRCAVVGLGRLGKWHAEHLIQMKDAEVVVVCDPFADRAKEMARELQVPYHETNASRVMQREDIDAVIIAASTGAHYALIQEALRYDKAVFVEKPLATTLEEAASIKATMATLPQSFLQVGFMRRFDPAYEVAKQHIAKGAIGEPKYYKGITRDPGSPPAEFIKNSGGIFLDLAIHDYDAARFLLGAEVNQVTSCGQTIIHDFMTEYGDIDQSMTFLTFDNGACADIEASRNAFYGYDIRGEIVGTEGTLMIGELAHHDVKLYTKKGATYDLVPGFPERFGSAYQRELAAFTEAVQNKQPSPVTVEDGLKALEIAYAATHSFKQQQSVRIESHVPF from the coding sequence ATGCGTCCATTACGCTGCGCAGTAGTGGGATTAGGTAGACTTGGGAAGTGGCACGCAGAACATCTTATCCAGATGAAGGATGCTGAAGTCGTTGTTGTCTGTGATCCGTTTGCCGATCGTGCAAAAGAAATGGCGCGCGAGCTTCAAGTTCCTTATCACGAGACAAATGCAAGTAGAGTGATGCAAAGAGAGGATATTGATGCAGTGATTATTGCTGCTTCAACTGGTGCTCATTATGCGTTGATTCAAGAGGCGCTTCGATATGATAAAGCGGTTTTTGTAGAGAAACCACTAGCCACAACCTTAGAAGAAGCAGCCAGCATTAAGGCGACAATGGCTACTCTGCCGCAGAGCTTTCTTCAAGTTGGTTTCATGCGCAGGTTTGATCCGGCCTATGAGGTTGCGAAACAGCATATTGCCAAAGGGGCTATAGGAGAGCCGAAGTATTATAAGGGCATTACAAGAGATCCTGGATCGCCACCGGCTGAGTTTATTAAAAACAGTGGGGGGATCTTTCTCGATCTCGCCATTCATGATTATGATGCTGCGCGGTTTTTATTAGGTGCTGAAGTGAATCAAGTCACAAGCTGCGGACAGACAATTATTCATGACTTCATGACTGAGTACGGTGATATTGATCAGTCAATGACCTTCCTGACATTTGACAATGGTGCTTGTGCTGACATTGAAGCGAGCCGAAATGCGTTTTACGGCTATGATATTCGAGGTGAAATCGTTGGTACAGAAGGCACGTTAATGATCGGCGAACTCGCTCATCACGATGTGAAACTGTATACGAAAAAAGGTGCCACATACGATCTTGTTCCGGGCTTCCCCGAACGATTTGGCTCAGCCTATCAACGAGAGCTCGCAGCGTTTACTGAGGCAGTTCAAAACAAACAGCCCTCCCCAGTTACAGTGGAGGATGGATTAAAAGCATTGGAAA